A portion of the Spartobacteria bacterium genome contains these proteins:
- a CDS encoding type Z 30S ribosomal protein S14, producing MAKKSLIAKAKRGSKFPVRDYHRCQCCGRPRAYMRKFQLCRICFRELASEGKIPGVIKASW from the coding sequence TTGGCTAAGAAATCACTGATTGCGAAAGCGAAAAGAGGCTCAAAGTTCCCGGTGAGAGACTATCACCGTTGTCAATGCTGTGGAAGACCGCGTGCATACATGCGCAAATTCCAGCTATGTCGTATTTGTTTCAGGGAACTTGCCTCTGAAGGAAAAATACCTGGCGTAATTAAAGCCAGTTGGTAA
- a CDS encoding 30S ribosomal protein S8, whose amino-acid sequence MNISDPIADMLTRIRNAGMSGKNRVDMPYSRMKSELARILKREGYIIDYMTDEQDGKRSLTIHLKYDQKLQPVITGLKRVSRPGLRQYVSPKSIKKVLGGLGIAILSTSSGIMTDEDARKNNVGGEVLCNIW is encoded by the coding sequence ATGAATATTTCAGATCCGATCGCAGACATGCTGACTCGAATCCGTAATGCTGGTATGAGCGGAAAAAATAGAGTGGACATGCCATACTCACGTATGAAAAGTGAATTGGCGCGCATATTGAAACGCGAAGGCTACATCATCGATTATATGACCGATGAGCAGGATGGAAAAAGGTCACTAACTATACATTTAAAATATGATCAAAAACTTCAGCCGGTCATCACCGGGTTGAAGCGTGTCAGTAGACCTGGTTTACGCCAGTATGTATCTCCCAAAAGCATTAAGAAGGTTTTGGGCGGACTGGGTATTGCAATTCTAAGTACATCGTCCGGTATTATGACCGACGAAGATGCTCGCAAAAATAATGTGGGCGGCGAAGTACTTTGCAATATTTGGTAA